GCGCACACAGCTCGACTGAGCACCGCGCCCGCTCCCCTTTCGCACCGTCGGAGGACCCGTGAAAGGATGAGCGGATGCCGCACGCAAGGAGCCCCCACTGATGCGCGGCCTCGCTGCGATGCAGGATCGCGGGTTCCGCTGGTTCTTCCTCGCTCGCACGATCACGATGGTCACCGGCTCGATGTCGTCCATCGCGCTCGCCTTCGCGGTCTTGCAGATCGACAATGAGGCGACGTCGCTGGCAGGAGTGCTGGCGGCATTCACGATCAGCAACATCGTCTTTCTGCTCATCGGCGGCGTCGTCGCCGACCGCCTCCCTCGGGCGCTGATCATCCAGACCTGCTACGTCTTCGACATCCTGTCCATCGGCACGGTCGCCGTGCTGCTTTTCACCGGCACAGCGACCGTTCCCCTCATCGCGCTCTTGGCCGCCGTCAACGGTGCGTCCTCCGCCTTCGTGCTCCCCGCGATGCAGGGCATCATCCCCCAGCTGACGACGCCCGCACACCTGCAGCAGGCCAATGCGATGCTCTCGTTCGTACGCTCTGCCGTCACGATCGGCGGGCCCGCGATCGCCGGAGTGCTCGTCGCGACCGCGGGTCCGGCGTGGGCGATGGTGGTGCAGGCGGCGGGATGGCTCGCCGCGATCCCCATCCTCGCCATGGTGAAGCTCCCGCCTCCCGCTCAGGCCGAGAAGGCGACCATGCTCGCCGACCTGCGCACCGGCTGGCGGGAGTTCTGGATGCGCCCCTGGCTGTGGACGGTCGTGCTCGCGTTCATGATCATGAACGCGATCCATGCCGGCGCGTGGGGTGTCGCAGGGCCGTTCATCGCCAACAACGACCCGCTCTTGGGCATCGCCGGATGGGGATGGGTCGTGAGCGCCGAAGGCGCAGGCGTTCTCGTCATGACGCTCCTGCTGATGTGGCTTCCGCTGCGACGCCCGCTGCGGTGGGGAATGATCGGCATGGCCGCGTTCGCGCTGCCGCTCACCATGCTCGGAGTGCATCCCGCCGTCGTTCTCGTCGCGATCGCGGCGTTCGTCGCTGGCGCGGGCATGGAGGTCTTCGGCACCGGCTGGAGCGTCGCGATGATGGAGAACGTGCCCGTCGAGAAGCTGTCGCGGGTGTCGAGCTACGACATGCTCGGCAGCTTCGTCGCCATCCCGATCGGCACTCTCGCGTTCGGCTGGCTCATCACGCATGTCGATGCCGGAACACTTCTCGTCGCCTCCGCCATCGTGTACGCGGTCGTCGCCCTCTCCACGCTGCTGGTGCCGAGCGTCTGGCGGATGGGTCGCGCAGACGGCGCTCTCGCCGCGCGGTGACCGGCGATCATCCCTGGCGTTTCATAGCTTCGCCGACGACACTGAGGTCATGAGCTTCGCAGATCTCGCACCCCTCGCCGACCGTGCCGCGCTGTACTCCGCACTGCGTCAGGAGGCGCTTCTCGATGCGATCGGAGGCAACGCGCACCGCTGGGACGCCGACCTCACCGCAGGAACGATCACCTTCACCCCGCACGCCACGCCGGAGCATCCGGTCGTCGTCGGCGCGCACCTCATCGCGACCATCGCCCCGGAGCCGCGCACCCTGCGCTGGGCCTGGGCGCAGCCGAACGGCGCGGATGCCACGGTCGCCACGCAGCTGCGCGACGCGGGCGCTGCGGTGCAGAACGTCACGCTGACAACCGCCGAGGTCCCGTTCCCCGAGAGCATCGAGGGTGAGCTGGACGACTGGATCGCGCAGGCCGCGCACACCGTCGCCGGCGCCGCGGTCGAGCTCACCGGTCGGGCCCCCTACTTCTCGGCGCCTGTCGAGGGCGGCACCCGTGCGGTGTTCCTGCTCGATGCGCCTCTCCCGAACCTTACTGTCGCCGACGCCCTCACGGCGCTGCCTCGCGTCATCGCCTCCGTGCCCCTGAGCGACCCGCGCACGGCACTGTGGAATCTGGCCCGCCTCGCCGGCTGGAACCTGCAGTGGACGGATGAGGCGTTCACCGGTGCGATCATCTCCGATGCCACGGCATCCGCGACCGTGCGTTTCGATGAGAACGCGCGCATCACGGGTATCGAGGCCACTGTCTGAGCTGCGCACCTACCCCTGCCATTCCACGGCGCACGTCAGTAGCATGTGCGCATGAGCGCCCTCGACCTGATTCCGGCAGGACACACCTTCACCGCCGAGGAGATCACGGCCTACGCCGATCCTGAACGGCGCTCTCTCGAGCAGGCGCTCACCGAGGCCGACGTCCTGATCAGCGCCCCGCACGCCGGTGCGGCGATCCCCGAAGAGCTGGCCCCCTTCCTCTCCCCTGCGCTGACGCGTCGTCTGCAGTACGACTTCACCGACGTCGCCACCGCGGCGATCGTCCGGCGTTGGGCGGCGATCGATCCCCGCGTCGTGGCGGTCGTCAACCCGCACCCGCGTCTCGTCCGCGACCCCAACAGGGCACGGCCCGCCGACATCGCCGGCGATCTGGCGACGGCCATCGAACGCACGCGTGCCGCGGGGGCATGGCAGAAGGTGGATCTGAGCGGTGTGGATGCCATCCGCCCCGTGACGTTCTCGTTCTTCCCGATCCTCGAGGTGCCGGAAGACGACGATGCCCTCCACCGATTGGTCTCCACATTCGTCGAGGTCGGAGAACGCGGTCTCGGCGTGTACGAGCGGGTGCGCGACGCACTCAGCGAGCGGATGCTGGAGCGCGCGCTGCGCACGGGCTCATCCTTCACACGGCTCTCCTTCCACGACACGATGAACACGACGACGACGCGGGAAGGCGCGGTGTCAGTGCCTCGCGCGGAGAAGGACCGTCTCCCCCGTGTCGTCGCACTCTCCAACCGCGGCGGATCTCGCGGCGAGAGCCGCGACCCCGCGGATCCGCCGACCATGGATGCTGCACGCCTGCGAGCGCTCGCGGAGGCCCATCGTGCGGGCTTCCGGGTGTCTCAGGCCGACGATGTCGCCCTCAACAAGCCCTACCTCGGCAGCCAGGAGATCCTCGCCGCGGGGGCGCGGTTCCGCGAGGTCGCGAAGGACGCGGCGCGCACGGGCGCGCAGCTCGACGCCGTGCAGGCCGAGTTCCTCCGCGAGTTCCTTCTGGGCGATGCCGCCACAGCCGTCCTGCATGAGCCCGGCACCGACTGGATCACGGAAGACCCGACGCACGTCGACGAGATCGCTCAGGCCTGCAAGCGCAGCTGGGATCTGTACCGCGCGAGCTGATCAGACCTGGCGGATCATCCACCCCAGAGCAGTCCGAAGAGTGCACCAGCAGCGATGGTCGCGACCGCCAGCACAAGCGTGGGGATGAAGAACGAGTGGTCGACGAGCTTCGTGCCGAGCTTCGTCGTTCCCGAGGTGTCGAAGTTCGCCGCGGCGATCTGCGAGCCGTTGGTCGGCAGCAGGTAGATGCCGGCGAACGCCCCGGCCCACATCCCGGAGAGCACCCCCAGCGGGATCCCTGCGGCAAGACCGATCGGCACGATCGTACGAGTCGCTGTCGACTGGCTCGTCGTGAGCACACAGACCAGGAAGACGCCGAGCGCGAAGATCCACGGCGCCGCGCTGACCCAGCTTCCGACGCTCGACGCGATGAGCTCGGTGTGCGCGCCGAGGAAGGTGTCGGTCAGCCAGGCGAGACCGAACAGTGCGATGGCTGAGACCATACCGGCCTTGAACACCGACATCGTCGGAATCTCGCCGACCTTGGGCCGCGAGACGAGCAGGATGATCGTGCCGACGACGAACATCACGATCTCGATGATGGGGGTCATCGATACGGGGTTGCCGTCGCCATCGAGCGGTCGCAGCCCCTTGAAGAGGCCGAAGATGACGATCGCGGCAACGCCGAGCAGGAAGATGATGGCGGCGTTGCGTCCCGCCGTCGTCACCGTCACCTCGGCACGGACTGCCGCGGCGCTGCCACTCGGCGCAGGAATCTCACCGCGGGCGATCTTTGCCTGCACCTCGGGGTCGTCGGCGAGCTCTTTGCCGAGCTTGTTCACGACAAAGCTCGCGATCACGATGCCGACGACGGCGGCCGGGATCGTCACCTTGAGGATGTCGATCAGCTCGAAGTCCCACGGGGCGGTGTCGGTGAGCGTGACCATCGCCGCCATCGCCGCAGACACCGGGCTGCACGCGAGTGCGACACCCGTCGCGACGACGGAGAGGGAGAGCGGACGCGAAGGGCGGATGCCGTTGCGATAGGCGAGGTCCTGGATCACGGGCAGGAGCGGGTACAGGATGTTCGAGGTGCCCGCGCCTACGGAGAACAGGAACGACACGAGCGGGGCGACGAGAGTGATCTGCTTGGGGCTCCGGGCGATGAGCTTGGCCGCAACCGAGACCATCCAGTCGATGCCTCCTGCCGACTGCATCATCGATGCGGCGAGCACAACGGAGAGCACGATGAGCAGAGCATCCACCGGGGGCGAGCCCGGAGTCAGCCCGAAAACGAAGACAAGCAGGGCGACGCCCGTGCCTCCCCAGAGCCCGAGCCCCACACCGCTGGACCGGGTGCCCATGACGATGCAGCCCAGCACGACCAGCAGCTGTACGACGAACAGTGCGATCTCCACAGCTCCCCCTGACCTTGACTGCGGTCAGCATATTGGCTCCAGCGCGTGCGCAGAACCCCCTCATCGTTCAGAGCCCTCTGACGGCGCCGCCCAGAACGCGTCAGCGCCCGAGCCGCTGGCGTGCGGTGTTGTTCCCCGCAGAGATCGGGACGTGGCGGGTCGCACCGGCGAGGCCGAAGGCGGGCATGTCGGCATAGATGGCTTCCAAGTCCGCGACGGGCACCTGATAGGTCTCGTGCCACACCCCGACATCGCCCGATCCCTGCGCGGTGCGTGCGAAGTCGCGCCACGCCGCGAGGTGTGGCGCATCACGGTCCGCTGCGAAGCGCTGCAGATGCTCGGGGCTCTCCCAGTACGACAGCAACAGCGTGGTCCGGCCGAACCAGCTCCGCGCGCCCAGCATCCCTGCCTCCGGATGGGCGTCGAGGTGATGCAGCATCGGGGTCATGCGCCGCGCCGTGCGCCAGACCGCGCCCAGCTTCCACCAGCGATTCGCCCGCATGCCGATCAGAAACACGGTGATGTCGGACCGATCCGGTGACGCCGTGTAGCGCCCGGGAAAGACCTGTTCAGCCATGGGTTGTCTCCTTCGCTTGCGTCGCCACCAAGTGGATAACGTTGTTACAAAACACTGTTTTGAAACGACGTTACGATACTGTGGACCGCATGGCAAGACCCCCGCTGTACGACGACGCCCTTCGCCGCCGGCTGCTCGACGTGACAGTCGAGATCGTCGACCGCGACGGACCGGCGCGCGTCTCACTCCGCGACGTGGCGCAGCGTGCCGAGACGTCGACGTCAGCCGTGTACAGCCTGTTCGGAGGCAAGGGCGAGCTGCTCACCGCCGTGATCGAAGAGGGATTCGCCTCCTTCAGTCGGGCGCAGAGCGACGCGGAACCCGAGGGTCTGCGGGCTCTGGGCATCGCCTATCGACGCTGGGCGCTCGCCAATCCCGCGCTGTACCGCCTGATGTTCGGCGGAGCGCAGCTGGTCCACGACATGCACTCCTCCGGAACCGCCATGGCGCCGAGCGCCCTGCTCCCCCTCGCACGCACCCTGGCCGCGACAGCGTCCATCGACGATGAGGGTCTTCGCAACGCCATCACCGTCTGGGCACAGGTGCACGGCGCAGTCAGCCTCGAACTCGCAGGCGTCGTTCCCGTGCAGATCGACGCCGACGCCGTCTACGAGACGGTTCTCGACACCATCGAGCGCGCCTTTCCCCCTCGGTGAAGCTGTGCCACGCTGAGTGCATGAAGAACCGCATCGTTCGCGCCGTCTCGCTCTACGCGTTCACGGTGGTCGTGCTGCTGGCGATCGGCCTGCTCATGCCTCAGGTGTCCGTCGGCTGGCACGCATTGTGGGCCGGCGTGGTGCTCACCGCCGCGGCACTGCTGATCAAGCCGCTGCTCACCAAGATCTTCCGCAACGCCGCCGCCAAGTCCGCGAGTGACCGCACGCGGGTCGGCGAGAAGGTCGTGCAGTACGTCCTGGTCTTCCTGGTCGAGCTCATCATCTGGGTTCTGACCGTCATCTTCAGCGGCGTGCACGTTCGCGGCTTCTTCTGGGGATACGTCCTGCCGCCGCTGGCACTGCTGATCGCCTGGATCATCTACGACGCCATCGATGATCGGATCGAGGCGAAAGCCGGCCAGCTCTACGATCGGGTCGGCACCTCGGTGCGCGGAACGTCTCGACCCGACGCCTCCCCGTCCACTCCAGGGGCGCCAACGACGAAGGCCGCCCGCGAGGAACTCGCGGACGGCCTCACACCAGAGCAGCGACGCCTGTTCGACGAGCTCTGACAATCACTGCTGCGCGGCGCGCTCCGCAGCCTCGACGACGTTCGTCATGAGCAGCGCCACCGTCATGGGCCCCACGCCGCCGGGGTTCGGCGAGACGAAACCTGCGACCTCTGCGACATCCGGGTGCACATCTCCGAAGACGAGCGACTTTCCGGTCTCGGGATCGGTCTCCCGCGTCACGCCGACGTCGAGCACGGCCGCACCGTGCTTCACGTCCTCCGCGCGGATCAGGTGCTTGACGCCCGCTCCCGCGACGATCACGTCGGCCTGGCGCAAGTAGGGCGACATGTCAGGCGTTCCTGTGTGCACCTGCGTGACGGTCGCGTTGATGTCACGGCGCGTGAGCAGCAGCCCCATCGGGCGGCCGATCGTCACGCCACGACCGACGACGACGACGTGCTTGCCGTTGAGGTCATAGCCGTTGCGCTGCAGCAGTTCGATGACGCCGCGCGGCGTGCACGGCAGTGGCGTCTCGATCGGGGTGTTGACGTTCAGCACGAGTCGACCGAGATTGGTCGGGTGCAGTCCATCGGCATCCTTCGCCGGATCGATCCGCTCCAGAATCGCGTCGGTGTCGATGTGCTTAGGCAGGGGCAGCTGCACGATGTAGCCGTGGCACGTCGGGTCGGCGTTGAGCTCGTCGATGACGCGCTCCACGTCTTCCTGCGTTGCATCCGCGGGCAGCTCGCGCTGGATCGAGTTCATCCCGATCGCTTCAGACTGCTTGTGCTTCATGCCCACGTAGAGCTGCGATGCCGGGTCGGCTCCGACCAGCACCGTCGCGATGCCCGGGATGATCCCCTGGGCGCGGAGCGCCGCAACGCGCTCGGTGAGCTCTTCCTTGATTGCCGCCGAAGCGGCCTTGCCGTCGAGGACCTTCGCCGTCATCTCATGTTCCTATTCGTCAAAAACCACCCTCTGCGCGAGAAACCACATCTGCCACGATGTCTCGTGCAGAGAGTGGCTTCTCGCGCAGAACGGCCGAGTTACTGCTGCAGGTCGGGGTACAGCGGGAAGGCCGCGGCGAGAGCGTCCACGCGAGCGCGCAGCGCCTCGATGTCGGCACCGGGGAGCAGCGCGAGGGCGATCACGTCACCGACCTCGATGAACTCGGCGTCGCCGAAGCCACGCGTCGCGAGGGCCGGGGTGCCGATGCGCAGACCCGAGGTGACCATCGGCGGACGCGGATCGTTCGGAACCGCGTTGCGGTTGACGGTGATGTGGATCTCGTGCAGCAGGTCTTCCGCCTGCTTGCCGTCGATCGCGGCGTCGCGCAGGTCGACGAGCACGAGGTGCACGTCCGTGCCGCCGGAGCGCACGGCGATGCCGGCGTCCTTGACATCCTGCTGCGAGAGGCGCTCGGCGATAATCGCCGCGCCACGCAGGACGCGCTCCTGGCGCTCCTTGAACTCGGGGGTGCCGGCGATCTTGAACGCGGTCGCCTTGGCGGCGATCACGTGCATGAGCGGGCCGCCCTGCTGCCCCGGGAACACGGCGGTGTTGATCTTCTTCGCCAGGTCTTCGTCGTTGGTCAGGATGAAGCCCGAGCGCGGACCGCCGATCGTCTTGTGCACAGTCGATGAGACGACGTGCGCATGCGGCACGGGGTTCGGGTGCAGGCCTGCGGCGACGAGACCGGCGAAGTGCGCCATGTCGACCCAGAGGAGGGCGCCGACCTCATCAGCGATCGCGCGGAACGCGGCGAAGTCGAGGGTGCGCGGGTATGCCGACCAGCCAGCGACGATGACCTTCGGCTTGTGCTCGATCGCGAGGCGACGGACCTCTTCCATGTCGATCGTCGACGTCTCGGGATTCACGCCGTAGGCGACGATGTTGTAGAGACGGCCGGAGAAGTTGATCTTCATGCCGTGCGTCAGGTGACCGCCCTGGTCGAGCGACAGGCCGAGCAGGGTGTCGCCGGGGCGGGCGATCGCGTGCAGGACGGCCGCGTTGGCCGTGGCACCCGAGTGGGGCTGGACGTTGGCGAACTCGGCACCGAACAGTGCCTTTGCGCGGGAGATCGCGAGCTCTTCAGCGACGTCGACCTCTTCGCAG
The DNA window shown above is from Microbacterium keratanolyticum and carries:
- a CDS encoding DUF4188 domain-containing protein, translating into MAEQVFPGRYTASPDRSDITVFLIGMRANRWWKLGAVWRTARRMTPMLHHLDAHPEAGMLGARSWFGRTTLLLSYWESPEHLQRFAADRDAPHLAAWRDFARTAQGSGDVGVWHETYQVPVADLEAIYADMPAFGLAGATRHVPISAGNNTARQRLGR
- a CDS encoding TetR/AcrR family transcriptional regulator, yielding MARPPLYDDALRRRLLDVTVEIVDRDGPARVSLRDVAQRAETSTSAVYSLFGGKGELLTAVIEEGFASFSRAQSDAEPEGLRALGIAYRRWALANPALYRLMFGGAQLVHDMHSSGTAMAPSALLPLARTLAATASIDDEGLRNAITVWAQVHGAVSLELAGVVPVQIDADAVYETVLDTIERAFPPR
- a CDS encoding DUF6882 domain-containing protein yields the protein MSFADLAPLADRAALYSALRQEALLDAIGGNAHRWDADLTAGTITFTPHATPEHPVVVGAHLIATIAPEPRTLRWAWAQPNGADATVATQLRDAGAAVQNVTLTTAEVPFPESIEGELDDWIAQAAHTVAGAAVELTGRAPYFSAPVEGGTRAVFLLDAPLPNLTVADALTALPRVIASVPLSDPRTALWNLARLAGWNLQWTDEAFTGAIISDATASATVRFDENARITGIEATV
- a CDS encoding anaerobic C4-dicarboxylate transporter, producing the protein MEIALFVVQLLVVLGCIVMGTRSSGVGLGLWGGTGVALLVFVFGLTPGSPPVDALLIVLSVVLAASMMQSAGGIDWMVSVAAKLIARSPKQITLVAPLVSFLFSVGAGTSNILYPLLPVIQDLAYRNGIRPSRPLSLSVVATGVALACSPVSAAMAAMVTLTDTAPWDFELIDILKVTIPAAVVGIVIASFVVNKLGKELADDPEVQAKIARGEIPAPSGSAAAVRAEVTVTTAGRNAAIIFLLGVAAIVIFGLFKGLRPLDGDGNPVSMTPIIEIVMFVVGTIILLVSRPKVGEIPTMSVFKAGMVSAIALFGLAWLTDTFLGAHTELIASSVGSWVSAAPWIFALGVFLVCVLTTSQSTATRTIVPIGLAAGIPLGVLSGMWAGAFAGIYLLPTNGSQIAAANFDTSGTTKLGTKLVDHSFFIPTLVLAVATIAAGALFGLLWGG
- a CDS encoding N-formylglutamate amidohydrolase — encoded protein: MSALDLIPAGHTFTAEEITAYADPERRSLEQALTEADVLISAPHAGAAIPEELAPFLSPALTRRLQYDFTDVATAAIVRRWAAIDPRVVAVVNPHPRLVRDPNRARPADIAGDLATAIERTRAAGAWQKVDLSGVDAIRPVTFSFFPILEVPEDDDALHRLVSTFVEVGERGLGVYERVRDALSERMLERALRTGSSFTRLSFHDTMNTTTTREGAVSVPRAEKDRLPRVVALSNRGGSRGESRDPADPPTMDAARLRALAEAHRAGFRVSQADDVALNKPYLGSQEILAAGARFREVAKDAARTGAQLDAVQAEFLREFLLGDAATAVLHEPGTDWITEDPTHVDEIAQACKRSWDLYRAS
- a CDS encoding bifunctional methylenetetrahydrofolate dehydrogenase/methenyltetrahydrofolate cyclohydrolase; amino-acid sequence: MTAKVLDGKAASAAIKEELTERVAALRAQGIIPGIATVLVGADPASQLYVGMKHKQSEAIGMNSIQRELPADATQEDVERVIDELNADPTCHGYIVQLPLPKHIDTDAILERIDPAKDADGLHPTNLGRLVLNVNTPIETPLPCTPRGVIELLQRNGYDLNGKHVVVVGRGVTIGRPMGLLLTRRDINATVTQVHTGTPDMSPYLRQADVIVAGAGVKHLIRAEDVKHGAAVLDVGVTRETDPETGKSLVFGDVHPDVAEVAGFVSPNPGGVGPMTVALLMTNVVEAAERAAQQ
- the glyA gene encoding serine hydroxymethyltransferase, with amino-acid sequence MTDKFFNAPLSEVDPEIAQVLDRELARQQTFLEMIASENFVPVSVLQSQGSVLTNKYAEGYPGRRYYGGCEEVDVAEELAISRAKALFGAEFANVQPHSGATANAAVLHAIARPGDTLLGLSLDQGGHLTHGMKINFSGRLYNIVAYGVNPETSTIDMEEVRRLAIEHKPKVIVAGWSAYPRTLDFAAFRAIADEVGALLWVDMAHFAGLVAAGLHPNPVPHAHVVSSTVHKTIGGPRSGFILTNDEDLAKKINTAVFPGQQGGPLMHVIAAKATAFKIAGTPEFKERQERVLRGAAIIAERLSQQDVKDAGIAVRSGGTDVHLVLVDLRDAAIDGKQAEDLLHEIHITVNRNAVPNDPRPPMVTSGLRIGTPALATRGFGDAEFIEVGDVIALALLPGADIEALRARVDALAAAFPLYPDLQQ
- a CDS encoding MFS transporter is translated as MRGLAAMQDRGFRWFFLARTITMVTGSMSSIALAFAVLQIDNEATSLAGVLAAFTISNIVFLLIGGVVADRLPRALIIQTCYVFDILSIGTVAVLLFTGTATVPLIALLAAVNGASSAFVLPAMQGIIPQLTTPAHLQQANAMLSFVRSAVTIGGPAIAGVLVATAGPAWAMVVQAAGWLAAIPILAMVKLPPPAQAEKATMLADLRTGWREFWMRPWLWTVVLAFMIMNAIHAGAWGVAGPFIANNDPLLGIAGWGWVVSAEGAGVLVMTLLLMWLPLRRPLRWGMIGMAAFALPLTMLGVHPAVVLVAIAAFVAGAGMEVFGTGWSVAMMENVPVEKLSRVSSYDMLGSFVAIPIGTLAFGWLITHVDAGTLLVASAIVYAVVALSTLLVPSVWRMGRADGALAAR